One Sulfurimonas sp. hsl 1-7 genomic window, TGGTGTAATTAGTGCGGTTGAAGAACCAGTAACTATGTCCATATAATTTACCCTCTTTAAAATTATGTGCAATTATAGCTAAAAAAGTTTTATTTTTTTAGAATAACCGTTGTTGATTTGTTGAAATTAAAGTATTTATTTGCAATGTTTTGCACTTGTTTCGGTGTTATTTTATTAACAGCTTCTTCATAGTTCATAAGCGGTGTAGTATCTCCGCGAACAAGATAACTTCCATAAAGGTTTGCAACGCTTGTTGCGCTTTCAAGTGAATAGATAAAGTCTGATTTTGTATTGATCTTCACTTTTTCAAGCTCTTTTTTTGATACTTTTTCCTCTTTAAGAAGATTGATCTGTTTGATCAGCTCTTTTTCTACTGTTTTTGCTTTTACACCAGGGTTACATGTAGCCATAAAGATAAACAGCCCCGGATCGGTATTTTCCATATTGTAAGCATACACAGAGTTTACAAGGCGTTGTTTGTTTACAAGCTCTTTATAAAGACGTGAACTTTTCCCAGAGTATAGGATCTCCGAGATCACACTTAGCGTTACCTGATCCTCACTTTTAAAGTCAGGAATATGGAAAGTGATAGCGATCATTTCAACTTCACTCTCTTTATGGATAGTAACTTTTTTAGCACCGTCTTGTTCCGGTTCTACAAATTTTACCTCAGGGATATCTGCACTGTTTTTGATCTCTCCGAAAGCTTTTTGTGCTTGTTCAAACACTTTTTTAGGCTCAACATCACCCGTTACGACAAGAATAGCATTTTGTGGTTGGTAATATGTAGTGTGAAAATCTCTAATATCTTCGATCGTCCATGTACGAATATCGTTCATAAAACCGATAGGTGTCCAGTGGTACGGGTGGTATACGTAAGCGTTGTTAAACAGTTTGAAGTAAAGGTATCCAAGAGGATTGTTGTCTGTTCTCCAACGACGCTCTTCAGTTACAACATCACGCTCAGGCTGAAACTCTTCATCTTTTAAAGTAAGGTTCTGCATAAGCTCAGC contains:
- a CDS encoding M16 family metallopeptidase; translation: MGDTLPAYKTKTLENGLQIVVVPMENDTNVVSTDIFYKVGSRNEIMGKTGIAHMLEHMNFKSSKNLQAGEFDKEVKSIGGVNNASTSFDYTHYYIKSSTDNMQKSIELYAELMQNLTLKDEEFQPERDVVTEERRWRTDNNPLGYLYFKLFNNAYVYHPYHWTPIGFMNDIRTWTIEDIRDFHTTYYQPQNAILVVTGDVEPKKVFEQAQKAFGEIKNSADIPEVKFVEPEQDGAKKVTIHKESEVEMIAITFHIPDFKSEDQVTLSVISEILYSGKSSRLYKELVNKQRLVNSVYAYNMENTDPGLFIFMATCNPGVKAKTVEKELIKQINLLKEEKVSKKELEKVKINTKSDFIYSLESATSVANLYGSYLVRGDTTPLMNYEEAVNKITPKQVQNIANKYFNFNKSTTVILKK